The Ciconia boyciana chromosome 34, ASM3463844v1, whole genome shotgun sequence genome segment ATGCTGGGAGAGTGcctgaaggagctggaggagtcCCACGACCAGCACGCCGTCCTCGGTGGGTACGCCAGGGATTTCGGGGGGGTCCCCGAGACCCCCAGGGTGTCCCCGAGAGCCCCAAAGTGTCCCCCCCAAGACTCCCAGGGCCCTCACACCCAGCGTCCCATCCCGAGCGGGGTGACGTCCCTGCAGCCTCGGGGTGCCCCCCAcgtttttggggtccccccctaCAACCTCATACACCCCCTCCTTAGTGCTACAGACCCCCTGTTATTTTAGGGGCTCCCCCTGTTAATTTAGGGGGTCCCCAAGACCcccccaaggtgtccccaagACCCtcgggggtccccagcacaggggCTCAGCCCCCTCCAGCCTCAGGGCGCCCCTCAagtttttggggtcccccctaACAACCCTGTATGTTCCCCCACAGTGCTACAGACCCCCTGTTATTTTAGGGGCTCCCCCTGTTAATTTAGGGGGTCCCCAAGACcccccaaggtgtccccaagACCCTCAGGGGGTGCCCACCACCGGGGCTCAGCCCCTGCAACCTTGGGGTGCCCCCacattttggggtcccccttaCAACCTCATACACCCCCTCCTTAGTGCTACAGACCCCCTGTTAATTTAGGGGGTCCCCCAGATGTCCCCCAGACCCTCAggggtccccaaaaccccccagcgatgtccccagcacccatcacGGTGGCTCTTCCCCATCCAGCATCCCATCCCAAGCGGGGTGACATCCCTGCAGCCTCGGGGTGCCCCCTACATTTTCGGGGTCCCCCCTAACaccccctttctcctccccccacccccactccATCCCTTAGTGCTGCAGCCGGCGGTGGAGGCTTTCTTCCTGGTGCACGCCACGGAGCGGGAGAGCAAACCGCCGGTGCGGGACACGCGGGAAAGCCAGCTGGCCCACATCAAGGACGAGCCACCCCTTTGTCACCCGCCCCCCTCACCCCCGCCACCCCCTCTTCCCTCGACCCCTTCTTCTCCCGAGAACCTTCCTCCATGCACATCTCGGCCAGCCTGCCCCCCGACACCCAGAAATTCCTACGCTTCGCCGGTGAGgagggggggtttgggggagctTGGGGCTTTaggagggatttgggggatttgggggtttggggctttaggaggggtttggggagtCTGGGGCTTTaggaaggggtttgggggatttgggggagtcTGGGGCTTTAGGAGGGAATTTGGGGGAGTCTGGGCTTtaggaggggtttggggggatttgggggagtcTGGGGCTTtaggaggggtttgggggatttgggggagtcTGGGGCTTTgagagggggtttgggggagctTGGGGCTTTaggaggggatttgggggatttgggggagtcTGGGGCTTtaggaggggtttgggggagtcTGGGGCTTTgggaaggggtttgggggatttgggggagtcTGGGGCTTtaggagggtttggggggatttgggggagtcTGGGGCTTtaggaggggtttgggggatttggggagtCTGGGGCTTTgagagggggtttgggggagctTGGGGCTTtaggaggggtttggggggatttgggggagtcTGGGGCTTtaggaggggtttgggggagtcTGGGGCTTTgggaaggggtttggggggatttgggggagtcTGGGGCTTtaggaggggtttgggggatttgggggagtcTGGGGCTTtaggaggggtttggggggatttgggggagtctggggctgtaggaggggtttggggggatttgggggagtcTGGTGCTTtgaggaggggtttgggggagtcTGGGGCTTTaggagggggtttgggggatttgggggagtcTGGGGCTttgggaggggtttggggggatttgggggagtcTGGGGCTTtgaggaggggtttgggggatttgggggagtcTGGGGCTTTAGGAGGGGTttgggtgggatttgggggagtCGGGCTTTAGGAGGGGTttgggtgggatttgggggagtCTGGGGCTTTAGGAGGGGTttgggtgggatttgggggagtCTGGGGCTttgggaggggtttgggggagtcTGGGGCTTtgggagggggtttggggggatttgggggagtcTGGGGCTTTaggaggggatttgggggagtcTGGGGCTttgggaggggtttgggggggatttgggggagtcTGGGGCTTtgggagggggtttgggggcagtCTGGGGCTttgggaggggtttgggggagtcTGGGGCTttgggaggggtttgggggatttgggggagtcTGGGGCTttgggaggggtttgggggggcttAGGAGGAGCCTGGGGCTTTGGGAGAGGTTTTGGGGGAGTCTGGGGCTTTaggagggggtttggggggatttgAGGGAGTCTGGGGCTTTGGGTGGGATTTGGGGAGTCTGGGGCTTTaggaggggatttgggggagtcTGGGGCTttgggaggggtttgggggagccTGGAGCTTTgggaaggggtttggggggcttaGGAGGAGCCTGGGGCTTTGGgagaggttttggggggatttggggggagTCTGGGGCTTTAggaaggggttttggggtggctTAGGGAGAGCCTGGGGTGTTAGGAGGGGTTGGGGGAGATTTGGGGCGGCTTAGGGGAGCCCGGGGTCTCCTGAAGGGCTTTGGGGGCTCTGTAGGGACCCTGACGTTTTGGGGGCTTCGGGGCTCCGCAGGGAGCCTGGGGCTTTGCGAGGCAGTTTGGGGGGCTCTGCAGGATACTCGGGGATTGGGGACGGGATtttgggggaccctgggggttttgggggccggggggggctccTCAAAGGACTTTGTGCCCccaggcaggatttggggtgggggtttgTATTTGCCGTTGGCCGATggcgggggacacggggataAGTTTGGGGTACCCAGCCCTCGCAGAGGGGACCGAATCGCACCTCCCCGGCAGCTCTAGATGAAAGAattggggggtgagggggggtcCCAACATTTGGGGGGCCCCCAaactctcccctcccctttttccaGAGACCCACCGGACGGTGCTGAACCAGATCCTGCGTCAATCCACCACCCACTTGGCCGACGGTCCCTTCGCCGTCCTCGTCGACTACATCCGCGTCCTCGACTTCGACGTCAAGCGCAAGTACGTGGATttgggggggactgggggtccCCCAAAAATCCTTGACACCCCCTTTTTTACctttacccccccccccccccaaggtaTTTCCGACAGGAGCTGGAGCGGCTGGACGAGGGGTTGCGGAAGGAGGACATGGCCGTCCACGTCCGCCGCGACCACGTCTTCGAGGATTCCTACCGCGAGCTGCACCGCAAATCCCCCGAGGAGATGAAGAACCGCCTGTGaggggccccgccgcgcccccccagagccccccaaatTCCCCCGGAGCGCCCCCCAAATCTCctcagaccccccccccccgccccgggttggggacagggggaagGGACCgtggttgggttttggggggtgagggagggtCAGGGTTGGGTTTAGGGGTACGTGGGACCCCCCCCGGTCCAGGACTGtgtgaggggttttggggggggaccccagggatggGTTTGGGGGTTACGTGAAGGccttggggtcccccaggcCCCCTAAAacacctcccagtccccccaaaACATCCTCCAGCCCCCTaaacacccccagcccccagatCACCCCTAAACCCCCTGCAACACCCCAGGCCCCATAAACACCTCGCAGCCCCCTAAACACCTCGCAGCCCCCTAAACATCGCTCAGGCCCCCAAATCACCCCTGAACCCCCTGCAACATCCCTCAGGCCCTCAAACACCCCAGCCCCCTAAACCCCCTGCAACACCCTTTAggcccccaaaacacccccagcccccaaaactcctcccagtccccctaAACACCCCTCAGGCCCCCCAAATGACCCCTAAACCCTCCTGCAACACCCCTCAGGCCCCTCAGacatcccccagccccccaaaacaccccgcagcccccaagTGACCCCTAAACCCCTCTGCAACACCCCAGGCCCCTGAAAACATCCTCCAGGCCCCTAAAACACCCCCGGCAGCCCTCCCAaacacccccccagccccctaagcacccccagccccctaaACACCCTGcaggcccccaaaaccccccaacccccccaaaatacccccCTACGTGTGTCTTTTCCCCCGCCCAGGTACATCGTCTTCGAGGGCGAGGAGGGGCAGGACGCGGGGGGCCTGCTGCGGGAGTGGTACATGATCATCTCGCGGGAGATGTTCAACCCCATGTACGCCCTGTTCCGCACCTCGCCGGGTGACAGGGTCACCTACACCATCAACCCCTCCTCCCACTGCAACCCCAACCACCTCAGCTACTTCAAGTTCGTGGGGCGCATCGTGGCCAAGGCCGTCTACGACAACCGTCTCCTCGAGTGTTATTTCACCCGTTCCTTCTATAAGCACATCCTGGGCAAGTCTGTCCGGTAAGGGGGGGGTACAGCAGGCTGTTGAACCCCCTTTTTTGGGGTGCTGAACGCCCTGGTGGGGTGGTGAACCCCCTTACGGGGTGATGAACACCTTCATAGGGTGATGAACACCTTCACAGGGTGGTGAACCCCCTTTTTGGGGTGATGAACACCTTCGTAGGGTGTTGAACCCCCTTTTTGGGGTGGTGAACCCCCTTACAGGGTGATGAACACCTTCGTAGGGTGGTGAACCCTCTTTTTGGGGTGATGAACGCCTTCATAGGGTGTTAAACCCCCTTTTTGGGGTGGTGAACCCCCTTACAGGGTGATGAACACCTTCATAGGGTGGTGAACCCCCTTTTTGGGGTGATGAACGCCTTCGTAGGGTGTTAAACCCCCTTCTTGGGGTGGTGAACCCCCTTACGGGGTGATGAACACCTTCATAGGGTGGTGAACCCCCTTTTTGGGGTGATGAACGCCTTCATAGGGTGGTGAACCCCCTTTTTGGGGTGGCGAACACCTTCATAGGGTGGTGAACCCCCTTTTTGGGGTGATGAACGCCTTCGTGGGGTGGTGAACCCCCTTATGGGGTGGTGAACCCCCTTTTTGGGGTGGCGAACACCTTCGTAGGGTGGTGAACCCCCTTTTTGGGGTGGCGAACGCCTTCATAGGGTGGTGAACCCTCTTTTTGGGGTGATGAACGCCTTCATAGGGTGTTAAACCCCCTTCTTGGGGTGTTGAACCCCCTTACGGGGTGATGAACACCTTCATAGGGTGGTGAACCCTCTTTTTGGGGTGATGAACGCCTTCATAAGGTCTTAAACCCCCTTTTTGGGGTGGTGAACCCCCTTACAGGGTGATGAACACCTTCATGGGGTGGTGAACCCCCTTTTTGGGGTGGCGAACGCCTTCATAGGGTGTTGAACCCCCTTTTTGGGGTGGCGAACCCCCTTTTTGGGGTGGCGAACACCTTCATAGGGTGGCAAACCCCCTTTTTGGGGTGGCAAACACCTTCATAGGGTGGTGAACCCCCTTTTTGGGGTGATGAACACCTTCATAGGGTGTTAAACCCCCTTCTTGGGGTGGTGAACCCCCTTACGGGGTGATGAACACCTTCATAGGGTGATGAACACCTTCATAGGGTGGTGAACCCCCTTTTTGGGGTGATGAACACCTTCATAGAGCGGTGAACCCCCTTCTTGGGGTGTTGAATCTCATGGGAGGGGTGTTGAATGCCCCTCATGGGGTGCTGAACCACCTCATGGGGTGTTGAACCTCTTGTTGGGGGGTTGAACCAGGTCACGGGGTGTTCAACCTCCTGGGGGGGTGTTGAACCCCCTTTTTGGGGTGTTGAATGCTCCTCATGGGCTGTTGAAACCCTTTACGGGGTGTTGAAGCCCCTGATGGGGTGGTGAACCCCCTTTTTGATGCATAGAAACCCCCTCCCGGGGTGTTGAACCCCCCAATGGGTTGTTGAACCCCCTTTTTGGGGTGTTGAACCCCCTTTTTGGGGCATTGAACCACTTTATGGGGTGTGTTGAACACTCACAGGGTGTTGAACCCCACTTTTTGGGGTGTTGAACCACTTTACGGGGTGTTGAACACTCTCCCAGGGTGTTGAACCCCCTTTTTGGGGTGTCAAACCCCCCTCACAGGGTGTTGAACCCCCTTTTTGGGGTGTTGAACCCCTTTACAGGCTGTCGAACACTCTCCCAGGGTGTTGCACCCCTTTTTTGGGGTGTTGAACCCCCTTTTTGGAGCATTGAACCACTTTACGGGGTGTTGAACACTCCCAGGGTGTTGAACCCCCTTTTTGGGGTGTCAAACCCTCCTCACAGGGTGTTGAACCCCCTTTTTGGGGTGTTGAACCCTCCTCACAGGGTGTTGAACCCCTTTACAGGCTGTCGAACACTCTCCCAGGGTGTTGAACCCCCTTTTTGGGGTGTTGAACCCTCCTCACAGGGTGTTGAACCCCCTTTTTGGGGTGTCGAACCACTTTACGGGGTGTTGAACACTCCCAGGGTGCTGAACCCCCTTTTTGGGGTGTTGAACCCCCCTTTTTGGGGTGTTGTCCCCCCCCGGCACAGGTACACGGACATGGAGAGCGAGGACTACCACTTCTACCAGGGCCTGGTCTACCTGCTGGAGAACGACGTCTCCACCCTGGGCTACGACCTCACCTTCAGCACCGAGGTGCGCGTCACCCCCGGggacccaggggacccccaggggacccaggggcgcggggacccccccgaAAACAAAGGCAGCGGGGTCCTCCCGCACCCCAAGATCTCCCTACGGTTGACGGCGCCTGGGGAAGGGTCCTCCTGCTCGGGGGGTGTCCCCTCTCGCCCGGAGGTGTCCCCTCTGTCCCAAGGGTGTCCCCCTGCTCTGGGGGTGTCACCTCTGTCCCAGgggtgtcccctgtgtcccaaGAGCATCCCCCTGCTCTGGGGGTGTCCCCTCTGTGCCAGGGGTGTCCCCCTGCTCTGGGGGTGTCCCCTGTGTCTCAAGGGTGTCCCCCTGCTCTGGGGGTGTCACCTCTGTCCCAGGGGTGTCCCCTGCTCAAGgggtgtcccctgtgtcccaaGAGCATCCCCCTGCTCTGGGGGTGTCCCCTCTGTCTCGGGGGTGTCCCCCTGCTCTGGGGGTGTCCCCTCTGTCTCGGGGGTGTCCCCCTGCTCTGGgggtgtcccctgtgtcccaaGGGTGTCCCCTCTGTCTTGGGGGTGTCCCCTCTGTCCCAGAGGTGTCCCCTGCTCAAGGGGTGTCCCCTATGTCCCAAGAGTGTCCCCCTGCTCTGGGAGTGTCCCCTTTGTCCCAGGGGTGTCCCCCTGCTCGGGGGGTGTCCCAAGGGTGTCCCCTCTGTCCCGGGGGTGTCCCCCTGCTCTGGGGGTGTCCCCTCTGTCCCGGGGCTGTCCCTCCTACTCCGGGGGTGTCCCCTCACCCTGCCCACCCTGGagctgtcccctctgtcccagGGGAGTGTCGTCgtgtccgtccgtccgtccccccTTTACCCCCCGGGGTttgtccccctccctgccccggtgACACCCCCCACCCGTCCCCAGGTGCAGGAGTTTGGGGTGTGCGAGGTGCGGGACCTGAAGCCCAACGGGGCCAACGTGCTGGTGACGGAGGAGAACAAGAAGGAGTACGTCCACCTCGTCTGCCAGATGCGCATGACCGGTGAGCGCCGGCGGGTTTGGGGGTGCCACGAaggggtgtccccaacaccccctgATCCTcctctgtttgtgtgtgtgtgtgtcgtgtgtcccccccccccaaatccccgcAGGCGCCATCCGGAAGCAGTTAGCCGCTTTTTTGGAAGGTTTCTACGAGATCATCCCTAAACGTCTCATCTCCATCTTTACGGAGCAAGAATTGGAACTTCTCATCTCCGGGTTGCCCACCATCGACATCGACGACCTCAAGGCCAACACCGAGTACCACAAATACCAGGGCAACTCCATCCAGGTGGGGTtttaccccccaaaaaaacccccaaacccttaTTTTGGAGGTTTTTGGTGGGGGCGGGGGCTGATGTGGTCGCGTCCTACCTCAGATCCAGTGGTTCTGGCGAGCGTTGAGGTCCTTCGATCAGGCGGACCGAGCCAAGTTCCTGCAGTTCGTGACGGGGACGTCCAAGGTGCCGCTGCAGGGTTTCGCCGCCCTGGAAGGGATGAACGGCATCCAGAAATTCCAGATCCACCGCGACGACCGCTCCACCGACCGCCTGCCCTCCGCCCACACCTGGTACGGGGACggtccccggggcgggggcgtggggacacggggaggtgGGACTGGGGACGGGGGCAGGTCAgcggggtgggatggggacacaggggtgaggtgggatggggacacagggatgtgaGGACACACAGGTgaggtggcactggggggacatggggatggggacacaggggggacaCACGGGCAGGTCAccagggtgggatggggacacaggggtgaggtggggtgggggacatggggacacagggaggtgggactggggatgggggtgggatggggacacacaggtgaggtggcactggggggacatggggatggggacacagggggacacaggggtgaggtggcactggggggacacagggatgtgaGGACACACAGGTGAGGTGGCACTGGGGcgacatggggatggggacacaggggtgaggtggcactgggggggggacatggggatggggacacagggggacacacGGGCAGGTCAccggggtgggatggggggacatgggtgaggtggcactggggggacatggggacacagggaggtGGGactggggatggggtgggatggggacacatgggtgaggtggcactgggggggacatggggatggggacacgggggacacacaGGCAGGTCAccggggtgggatggggggacatgggtgaggtggcactggggggacatggggatggggacacaatggggacacagggatgtgaGGACACACGGGTgaggtggcactggggggacatggggatggggacacagggatgtgaggtggcactggggggacatggggatggggacacagggatgtgaggtggcactggggggggacatggggatggggacacagggggacacacGGGCAGGTCAccggggtgggatgggggacatggggatggggacacaatggggacacagggatgtgaGGACACACAGGTgaggtggcactggggggacatggggacacagggaggtgggactggggatgggggtgggatggggacacatgggtgaggtggcactgggggggggcatggggatggggacacagggacatagAGGTgaggtggcactggggggacatggggatggggacacagggatgtgaGGACACACGGGCAGGTCAccggggtgggatgggggacatgggtgaggtggcactgggggacatggggatggggacacaatGGGGACACACGGGCAGGTCAccggggtgggatggggacacacaggtgaggtggcactggggggacatggggacacagggaggtGGGACTGGGGATGGGGGCAGGTCAgcggggtgggatggggacacgggtgaggtggcactggggacaaggggatggggacagggacacgaAGGGCAGGTCACtagggtgggatggggacagagggggacaCACGGGCAGGTCAgcggggtgggatggggacacaggggtgaggtggcactggggggacaCAAGGGGGTGGGATGTGGACACAGGGACATGAGGATACGCAGGTGAGGTGACAGTGGGGGACAAGGAGTTGGGGGCCAGAAGGGCAGGGCACcggggcaggatggggacatggggacaaaaCTGGGACGCAGAACAAGAGCAGGTCACCGGggtgggacagggacacagcggaggtggcactggggggggggggggggatggaacgggggacacggggccgATGACCCACGAGGCGAGACCCCAGCTCCAACCCCCAGAGCGAGGAAGCACCttagtgggggggggggggggggggtgtgacAATGACGCGGTGACAACCCTGCGACGCGGTGACAACCCCGCGTGACACTGGCGTGGGGGGTGTTTGTCCCCTCAAAGCTTCAACCAGCTGGACCTGCCGGCCTACGAGAGCTACGAGAAGCTGCGGcacatgctgctgctggccatCCAGGAGTGCTCCGAGGGCTTCGGGCTGGCgtagcgggggggggggcacccccagaccctccccttccccccccccccaaaaaaaaaaaaaaaaccacaacaaaaaaaaccaccccaccacctcccctcccccaccgcggggcgggcgcggcagAGGCGGCAAAGgatctataaatatatatatatattttttggtttcgttggcttttttttgttgttgttgttttcgGTTTTTCaagggttggttttggttttttcgggggtttttttttggttgtttttctctgtttgggGGGtattcccctcccccccacaccccgtgttggggttttggggggggggacagggatggtGTAGGGTGGGaggaccccctcccccccaaattaTATATAAGAGGAGGTTTGGCCCCCTACCCCAAAATtgagagaaaaaagttaaaaaggaataaaaaaagtgCACTCTTGGTAAGGGCAGTCCCGGTCGTTTTTGGGAGGGGTGGTGTTATGGTAGCCGCCATTTTGGGTGTGGCGGTGGCAGGGTGCGGCCGCCATCTTGGGGGCGGGGTGGGTGCTGGCCCCGGTACAGTGGAGGCGGCCATTTTGAGTGTGGCAATGAAGCGTAGCGCCCGCCATCTTGAGTGTGGCAATAAGTACGCATCACCACCACCCTCGTGAAACGTCCGCCATTTTGAGTGTGGCAGTATGAAAGCGTGTCCGCCATATTGGACGGGTGGCATGTTGTGTCAGCCATCTTGTGTGTGGCACGGGAGTCCCCAGCCATTTTGGGTGTGGCGGTGGCCCCGTGTATCAGATATCTTGGACGTGGTGGTTGCCGCCCTTTGAGTCGCCATCTTGGGTGTGGCGGTGGGAGTGCCGTGGCAGCCATCTTGGGTGCGGCAGTGGCGCCTGTGCGGCCGGAAGAGGCGGTGTTTAACTAGTAAAGGACGGAAGTGACGTCGCAGCGACACCACCGGCGTGAGCGCTTTGCCGGGGGCGCAGCCATGACCCGCTCCCGTGAgtcctggggggctgggggggatcgggggggggttttggggaccccTCCCCTTCACTCCGCCCTTCTCTGCAGGGCGACAAGTGGAGGCTGCCCGGAGGAAGCGGGTCCAGGtgagcccccccaaaaaaaacccaggggaTGTGAGGTGGGGGGTAGCggctgggtttggggtgccagccccccccccctcagaCCGTGTGTGTGCCCCCCCTCTTCCCCGTAGGCAAAACGCACGAAGGCAGCGGGGAAAAAAGACCCAGGGATTCCACAGCTGGGCCGCTTCACCGCGCACGTCAAGCAGCAGAAcgaaaacaggcagaaaagggtaaaaaaaaaaaaataaagggaagggGTAGGGGGGagtttggggtgccccccccccaaggtTTTGAACCCCCTCACTGTGTCCTCGCAGGCGGCGCAGGCCAGGCAGCGGCAGGAGGAGGCCCGGGAGACGGAGGTGGGACGGCGACGGAgcctggctgggctgcagcacgATGCCCTGCGGCGACAGCGGGAGTTTGAGCGCAAGGTGGGATGTTGGGGGTACccatttttgggggggggacacacacgacaCGACACACACCTCCCCAGATAGCGGGGTACCCCCCCCGTAACGCGGGGTGTCGCGTAGGAGGGGGCGGCGACCCAGCCCGACGCGCAAGAAGAGGCCTCGTTGCGGCACTACGGGCGGGAGCTGCGCAAGGTGAGTGCctgggaggggtttgggggggggtttgggggtctccCCCCACCCTGAACCCCCTCTTTGGCAGGTGCTGGCAGCGTCCGACGTGGTTCTGGAGGTGCTGGATGCCCGCGACCCCCAAGGTTGCCGCAGCCCGCAGCTGGAAGCCGCCGTCCGGCAGGCCGGCCACCGCCAGCGCCTGGTGCTTGTCCTCAACAAGATCGGTACGCgagggattttggggggtggtgAGGGTCCCCATTTTTTGCAGGTGACACGGAAACACcccttttttgtctctttttgtcccctctccccagacCTGGTGCCGCGGGACGTGGTGGCGGCGTGGCTGAAGCACCTGCGAGCCGAGTTCCCCACCGTGGCCTTCAAGGCGTGCACGCAGCTGCAGAGCCACAACCTGGTGGGgtccctggaaaaaaaacaaagggggggagggtgattttggggggagggggggtccctgctgtccccagcaaCCGTGTTGTCCCCCCCCTACAGAAGCAGAGCCGTTTGCCGGTGGCGATGGCCCCGGAGGAGGTCCTGGCGGGGGGAGCGTGCGTGGGTGCTGACTGTTTACTCCGCGTCCTGGCTAACTACAGCCGCTCCGGGGAGGTGAAAACGACCATCACCGTGGGCGTCGTGGGTGAGCGGGGGTCTGCAAGGGGTGGGGGCAGGTTTTGGGGATCCCCTGCTGACCGCtaaacacccccaccccccccgctccccccaggGTACCCCAACGTGGGCAAGAGCAGTCTCATCAACAGCCTGAAACGGAGCCGGGCCTGCGGGGTAGGGGCGGTGCCGGGTGTCACCAGGTgagccccgccccccgggggAGGAGCCTGCACTGACCCCACCCTcccaggtgggaagggaggggcTTGTGAAGCCCCGCCCCTTGACCCCACCCTCTTTTAGGTGCCTGCAGGCAGTACAGCTGGACCGCCACATCCAGCTGTTGGACTGTCCCGGCGTTGTCATGACGACgggggccccccccgccgccgcccccctgAGGGGAGCCCTGGCCCCCCAGCGCCTGCGGgaccccctcagccccgccATCGCCATCCTGCGCCG includes the following:
- the GNL3L gene encoding guanine nucleotide-binding protein-like 3-like protein: MTRSRRQVEAARRKRVQAKRTKAAGKKDPGIPQLGRFTAHVKQQNENRQKRAAQARQRQEEARETEVGRRRSLAGLQHDALRRQREFERKEGAATQPDAQEEASLRHYGRELRKVLAASDVVLEVLDARDPQGCRSPQLEAAVRQAGHRQRLVLVLNKIDLVPRDVVAAWLKHLRAEFPTVAFKACTQLQSHNLKQSRLPVAMAPEEVLAGGACVGADCLLRVLANYSRSGEVKTTITVGVVGYPNVGKSSLINSLKRSRACGVGAVPGVTRCLQAVQLDRHIQLLDCPGVVMTTGAPPAAAPLRGALAPQRLRDPLSPAIAILRRCPPEQLSKLYGVPPCADPQQFLSHLARRQGRLRPGGLPDPHAAAVALLCDWTRWREDLLLHPPPQNTGGAAGGPDPDSAGAGARPGGTGEGRR